In the genome of Physeter macrocephalus isolate SW-GA chromosome 20, ASM283717v5, whole genome shotgun sequence, one region contains:
- the ZFP42 gene encoding zinc finger protein 42 homolog — translation MDQKLKKREKTLGQKGLGRRAVSGDESSPAPQEPPDTMWTLCDEDMCYETSFRVVEEDSFSDCYIECIIRGEFSEPITEEDSLLKSFDCLKEGSEQELSQQVLTASSLLERSLEYMKKGAKQEILQQFGGENSLLESSEYMTGKKLPPGEIPSTDFSDPKQLTECTKMKPSTNKEYDAPEKIVCPQSGCIREFKNRSTLRKHLRVHSPRDHVCAECGKAFKESAKLKRHFLVHTGEKPFPCTFEGCGKRFSLSFNLRTHVRIHTGEKPFVCPFEGCLKKFIQSNNMKAHLLTHAKAEMSQ, via the coding sequence ATGGACCAGAaactgaagaaaagggaaaagacacTTGGCCAGAAAGGCCTTGGTAGAAGAGCTGTCAGTGGGGACGAGTCATCGCCAGCCCCGCAGGAACCTCCTGACACAATGTGGACCTTATGTGATGAGGATATGTGCTATGAGACTAGCTTTCGGGTTGTTGAAGAGGATTCCTTCTCTGACTGTTACATAGAATGCATAATAAGAGGTGAGTTTTCTGAACCTATCACGGAAGAGGACTCACTTCTGAAGTCCTTTGACTGTCTGAAAGAAGGATCAGAACAAGAGCTTTCTCAACAGGTTCTTACGGCAAGCTCACTTCTTGAACGTTCCTTGGAATACATGAAAAAGGGGGCAAAACAAGAAATTCTTCAACAGTTTGGTGGAGAGAATTCACTTCTTGAGTCTTCTGAGTACATGACAGGCAAGAAGCTTCCTCCTGGAGAAATACCCAGCACTGACTTTTCAGATCCTAAACAGCTCACAGAATGTACTAAAATGAAGCCAAGTACAAATAAAGAATATGATGCTCCAGAAAAAATTGTTTGTCCTCAGAGTGGATGCATAAGAGAGTTCAAGAATAGATCAACCCTGAGAAAGCATCTCCGAGTTCATAGTCCCCGAGATCACGTATGTgcagaatgtgggaaagccttcaagGAGAGCGCAAAACTAAAAAGACATTTTCTggttcatactggagagaagccATTTCCGTGTACTTTTGAAGGGTGCGGAAAACGTTTTTCCCTGTCATTCAATTTGCGTACACATGTGCGcatccacactggggagaaaccttTTGTATGTCCCTTTGAAGGCTGTCTTAAGAAGTTTATTCAGTCAAATAACATGAAAGCGCACCTCTTAACTCATGCAAAGGCCGAAATGAGTCAatga
- the LOC102986405 gene encoding succinate dehydrogenase [ubiquinone] cytochrome b small subunit, mitochondrial-like, producing the protein MATLWRLSVLCSAGGGRALFLQTPVVRPAHVSAFLQDRSTPGWCGIQHIHLSRSHHSGSKAAYLHWTGERVASVLLLGLIPAAYLNPCSVVDYSLAAALTLHSHWGIGQVVTDYVRGAALQKAAKAGFLVLSAFTFAGLCYFKYHDVGICKAVAMLWKL; encoded by the coding sequence ATGGCAACTCTCTGGAGGCTGAGTGTCCTCTGCAGTGCCGGAGGTGGGCGAGCTCTCTTCCTCCAAACCCCAGTGGTCAGACCAGCTCATGTCTCAGCATTTCTCCAGGACCGATCAACCCCAGGATGGTGTGGAATACAGCACATTCACCTGTCACGCAGCCACCATTCTGGTTCCAAGGCTGCATATCTCCACTGGACTGGTGAGAGGGTTGCCAGTGTTTTGCTCCTGGGCCTAATTCCAGCTGCTTATTTGAATCCTTGCTCTGTGGTGGACTACTCTCTGGCTGCAGCCCTCACTCTTCATAGTCACTGGGGCATTGGACAAGTTGTTACTGACTATGTTCGAGGGGCTGCATTGCAGAAAGCTGCCAAGGCAGGCTTTTTGGTGCTCTCGGCGTTCACGTTTGCTGGGCTTTGTTATTTCAAATATCATGATGTGGGCATCTGCAAAGCTGTGGCTATGCTGTGGAAGCTCTGA